One Urocitellus parryii isolate mUroPar1 chromosome 8, mUroPar1.hap1, whole genome shotgun sequence DNA window includes the following coding sequences:
- the Dnph1 gene encoding 5-hydroxymethyl-dUMP N-hydrolase yields MAAAGARGRGEPVEPGAPGRRALYFCGSIRGGREDRALYARIVSRLRRFGAVLTEHMAAAELGARGEEAAGGDRLIHERDLAWLQQADVVVAEVTQPSLGVGYELGRAVALNKQILCLFRPQSGRVLSAMIRGAADGSRFQVWDYEEGEVEAILDRYFEADPPEQVAVSDDPTA; encoded by the exons ATGGCAGCGGCTGGGGCGCGGGGGCGCGGGGAGCCGGTGGAGCCGGGCGCACCGGGCCGCCGGGCCCTGTACTTCTGCGGGAGCATCCGTGGCGGACGCGAGGACCGGGCTTTGTACGCGCGGATCGTATCCCGGCTGCGGCGCTTCGGGGCAGTGCTCACCGAGCACATGGCGGCTGCCGAGCTAGGCGCGCGTG GAGAAGAGGCTGCTGGGGGCGACAGGCTCATCCATGAGCGAGACTTGGCCTGGCTGCAGCAGGCAGATG TGGTCGTGGCTGAAGTGACACAGCCATCCTTGGGTGTAGGCTATGAGCTGGGCCGGGCTGTGGCCCTCAATAAGCAAATCCTGTGCCTGTTTCGCCCACAGTCTGGCCGAG tgCTTTCAGCCATGATCCGGGGAGCAGCAGATGGCTCAAGGTTCCAGGTGTGGGACTACGAAGAGGGAGAGGTGGAAGCCATTCTGGATCGATACTTTGAGGCTGATCCTCCTGAGCAGGTGGCTGTCTCTGATGACCCAACTGCCTGA